GAGTTTGCTCAAAACTCCCGCGCATTACCGGGCCACGTCCAATATGAGACACAATAAAAGTGGTCAGCATATTCAAAAATCTAATGTGTTCTCTATCTATCGTCATATACTATCTAAAGTTATATTTAATCAAACATCGTCATATACTATCTGTCGgacatttaaaattatttatccaACCCACTGGATTAATAAACATAGCATTTTCTATTCACCAACCAGTTGCAAACAATACTAGCTGTAAGAGAATATGTCAAAgaatttttcaaaagaaaatataaaagagaatATGTCAAAGAATAATGACATTGactttttggaaaatatttaaaaaaaattatttgtattaagTTACGCATGCAGAAGATTTATCACGTAACTACATCTTTGGTAGTATGAAACTTTGATGAAAAGCATATAATACAGTCCATATggaatgatttaaatttttatatttgggaTCAAtcataagttaaaaaaaaagcacATTCAAAAATAGCCTCAAACGGATGAGAAAATAACAATGCTTAACAAAACACACAATAAAACAACAACACATTAAAAAAATAGCCTCAAACCTTTGAAAAAGTAAATGTATTCCAAAAAAGTTACACAGAAAAAGACAAGAGAAACTATAGGGAgatataaaaatggaaaaccACAAATAACAATAGTAAACAATAACGAAACCCTTGACATTGTCCGATTTCTGTAACACTATATATACCTGATGGCCATCTTCTCGTTAAAtcattaagaaaaacaaaaaaaactacaaaaatataaatttttctttttaattttaataaaacaaaaaaataaaacaaaaataaaacaatgagATGCACAAACGTGTCCATATTATTAGCCTTGGTGATGGTGTTTGTCACGCAGATGGTGTTGGCAGATGATGTAACACCAATTCCAGAGGCCAAAGTTCAAGTGGAGCAGTGGTTCAAGACCAACGTAGCTCCTTTGCCTTCGCGTAAAGGTCTAGATCCTGCTCTCGTAGCTGCTGAGGCTGAGCCACGTACCATCACCGTATGAAACAAACTTAATATATCCCCAAAAACAATAACCAAACCATGGAATAAcaatttaattacaaaattttgaaataatgtaATCGCAGGTGGATCCAAAGGGAGGTGAATTCAAAACACTAACGGACGCAATAAAGAGCGTTCCTGCAGCGAACACAAAGCGTGTGATCATCAAGATAGCCCCTGGCGAATACAGAGAGAAGGTCACCATCGACAGAAACAAACCCTTCATTACATTGATGGGAGATCCCAAGGCCATGCCGGTTATTACTTTCGACGGTACTGCCGCAAAGTTTGGTACCGTAGATAGTGCCACACTCATTATCTTATCCGACTATTTCATGGCTGTCAACATCGTCGTtaaggtatatatattttactacaACGTATGCTAACGGTACTAGTCAAAATGTAGATTCCAAAGCTTAGTCTCTATTTCGAATCAACAAATGCTTAAATAGATTTTTGTTTCTGCATACTTAGAATACAGCGCCGGCACCGGATGGTAAAGCGAAGGGAGCACAAGCTTTATCTATGAGAATCTCTGGAAACAAGGCTGCTTTCTACAACTGTAAATTCTACGGATTCCAAGACACAATTTGTGACGATACCGGAAACCATTTCTTCAAGGATTGTTACGTCGAAGGGACATTCGATTTCATCTTCGGAAGCGGGACCTCTCTTTACTTGGTA
The sequence above is drawn from the Raphanus sativus cultivar WK10039 chromosome 7, ASM80110v3, whole genome shotgun sequence genome and encodes:
- the LOC108816888 gene encoding pectinesterase PPME1, whose amino-acid sequence is MRCTNVSILLALVMVFVTQMVLADDVTPIPEAKVQVEQWFKTNVAPLPSRKGLDPALVAAEAEPRTITVDPKGGEFKTLTDAIKSVPAANTKRVIIKIAPGEYREKVTIDRNKPFITLMGDPKAMPVITFDGTAAKFGTVDSATLIILSDYFMAVNIVVKNTAPAPDGKAKGAQALSMRISGNKAAFYNCKFYGFQDTICDDTGNHFFKDCYVEGTFDFIFGSGTSLYLGTQLHVVGDGIRVITAHAGKTADEKTGYSFVHCKVTGVGQGIYLGRAWMSHPKVVYAYTEMTSVVNPSGWQENKIAAHDKTVFYGEYKCVGEGAQTDKRVPFTQKIDTTVANRFLTLGYIEGSKWLLPPPAVAASI